A stretch of DNA from Bacteroidota bacterium:
ACGGGATTCAGAAAACATTATGGACCTTTTAAAAGAATTGGCATTAAAAGGGAAACTTGTTTTCGTGGTTATTCACCAGCCATCATCCGATATTTTTAAGATGTTTGACAAGCTGATGATACTTGATGTCGGCGGCTATCCTATTTATTACGGCAACCCGGTTGATGGTGTTATTTATTTTAAAACAATAATTAACCATGTTAACAGTAACGAGAGTGAGTGTATAACATGTGGTAATGTTAATCCCGAATTGATATTTAACATTATTGAATCAAAAGTGTTGGATGAGTATGGTAACCTTACGCATAACCGTAAAGTGTCACCAACCGAATGGAATAAATTTTATGTTGAGCGTATAGAAAGTAAAATACCTGTCGCAGAGGCTCATACAGCTCTGCCGGAAAGCACGCTTAAGATACCGTCAAAATTCAAACAGTTCAAAGTGTTTATTACGCGCGATATCTTATCAAAGCTCACCAATAAGCAATACCTAGCGATCAACCTGATCGAGTCGCCTTTGCTGGCTTTTATATTGGCCTACCTGGTAAAGTTTTACAATACCGACATTTCAAATAAAATTGGCTATATTTTCCGTGACAATGAAAATATGCCGGCTTATTTATTTATGTCGGTTGTGGTGGCCCTATTTATAGGTTTAACAGTAAGTGCCGAGGAGATCATCCGTGACCGTAAAATATTAAAACGCGAGTCGTTCCTTAATCTTAGCCGGATCAGTTACCTCTTCTCTAAAATTTCAATCATGTTCCTGTTGTCGGCAATTCAAACAACCATGTTTGTATTTGTGGGTAATTTTGTACTTGAAATAAAGGGAATGCACTTGGATTATTTCATGGTGTTGTTCACTACTTCGTGTTTTGCCAATATGCTTGGTCTTAATATTTCCGCCAGCTTCAACTCTGCCGTCACCATCTATATCCTTATCCCTTTTCTCATCATTCCGCAGTTGTTGCTGAGCGGTGTGATCGTTAAGTTCGACAAACTTAATCCTGCAATTACATCGCAAAGCACAGTGCCCTTTACAGGTGAAATAATGGCATCACGTTGGGCCTTTGAAGCATTAGCAGTTAACCAGTTCAAAACAAATAAATTCGAGCGTAATTTTTACAAGTACGATAAAGCAAAGAGTATTGCTGATTTCAAAAAGAACTATTGGATACCGAAAATACGGGCTAAGGTTGATCGCTGTGAAACCAACCTGAAAACAAAAGCTGCTGCAAGCAAGCATGAGTTTGAAGAAGATATTATGCTTATTGCGAATGAGATAAAAAAGGAAAGTGTTATTACGCACCCTGTTCAGCTTAAAGGTTTGGAGCAATTGACTGTCGATAAATTTGATGCTGCAACTATTGTCAGGTTACGTGATTACCTGAGCCGGCTCAATACCTATTATATACGCAGGTATAATAATGCCAGCAACCAGGGTGATCAGCTTGTTTCCAAATTGAACAATGCCAATAAGGAGGAGTTTATGCAAAGTAAGAATGATTATGAGAATGAATCACTGATCAACCTGGTAACCAACCATAATGAGTTAGATAAAATCCTGGAGAAAGACGGTGAATTGATACAGCGTGCTGACCCGGTATTCCTTGATCCTGCATCTAACTTCGCACGTGCGCATTTCTTCGCTCCACGCAAAAAGTTCATTGGTAATTATTACGATACGTATTGGGTGAATATATGCGTGATCTGGTTGATGTCGTTGGTAATGGCAATCACGTTGTATTTCGATGTCCTTAAGAAGATTTTGGATGGGCTGGAGGAGTTGTTCAGCAGGTTGTCCAGGAAGGGCGATGCTTTCCCAAACTGATATTACTCAGCTTTAACCACAAAATAATTTTTCTTTCCCTTTTGCGCCAAAATGTATTTTCCATTTAGTAATTCTTTAGCAGTTACTGTATAAGCAATATTTTCAACTTTGTTTTTGTTGATGGCTATGCCGCCACCCTGGAGCATTTTACGCGCTTCGCCTTTTGAAGAAAATATCTGCGTTTTATCCGACAGGAAATCGATAATATTAATGCCCTGATCCAGATCAGCTTTTGGGATATTTACCTGGGGCACACCTTCAAACACTGATAAGAAATCATTTTCAGAAAGTTTTACCAGGCTTTCGGTGGTTCCTTTGCCAAATAATATTTCCGAAGCTTCAACGGCGGCATTGTAGTCGGCTTCAGAATGCACACGTATGGTAATGTCTTTTGCCAGCGCTTTTTGCAATACACGTATGTTAGGAGCCTTGACGTGCTCAGCTTCCAGGGTTTCTATTTCAGTCTGAGTCATCAGGGTAAATATGCGGATATAATTTTTTGAATCTTCATCGGAAGCATTTAGCCAGAACTGGTAAAACAGGTAAGGTGATGTTCGTTTTCCATCAAGCCAGATGTTGCCGCTTTCGGTTTTGCCAAACTTAGTACCATCGGCTTTTTTAATTAAGGGAGTTGTCAGCGCGAAGGCTTCACCGCTATCTTTACGCCTTATTAATTCCGTTCCCGTAACTATATTTCCCCACTGGTCGGAGCCGCCCATCTGGAGTTTCACGCCTTTGTGTTTCCACAAATAATAAAAATCATAACCCTGAACCAGCTGGTAGGAGAACTCTGTAAAGGACATACCAGTTTCCATTCGTTTTTGAACGGAGTCTTTGGCCATCATGTAATTGATGGTAATATGCTTTCCCACATCACGTATAAATTCAAGGAATGTAAAATTTTTGAACCAATCATAGTTATTCACAATCTCAGCCGAATTCGGGCCGCTCTTAAAATCAAGAAATTTTTCGAGCTGTTTTTTCTGGCAATTCAGGTTGTGTTGCAAGGCTTCTTCACTTAAAAAATTACGTTCCTGGCTTTTACCTGATGGGTCCCCTACCATTCCTGTAGCACCGCCGACAAGGGCGATGGGCTTATGTCCCGCACGCTGAAAATGAAGCAGCGTCATGATTTGTACCAGATTTCCTACACCTAATGAATCAGCGGTAGGGTCAAAGCCAATGTACCCTGTTGTCATTTCTTTGGTAAGCTGTTCTTCGGTTCCGGGTACACAGTCGTGGAGCATACCGCGCCATTTGAGTTCCTTAATGAAGTTTTTAATCATGATTGATGGCGAAAGTACTACGAATTAGGAATAAGGACAAATTTATGAATTACGAATGTAAAAACGATTGATTAAATTCGTACAAATTCGTAATTCGTAGAAATGGTATTTGTAACAGGTGGAACAGGTTTATTAGGTGCTCATGTGCTATATGACTTGTTAAAGTCAGGCAAGCAGGTCAGAGCGTTGAAACGACCGGGCAGTAATTTGCCGCAAGTGATCAAAACGTTCAGCTATTATACTTCCGAAGCGAAACAACTGTTTTCAAAGGTGGAATGGGTTGATGGTGACCTTGAAGACATATATGGCTTGTTAGAAGCGATGGACGGGATTGATGAAGTGTATCACTGCGCCGCCATTGTTTCATTTGATCCAAAAGATGCACAGGCTATTTTAAGGGGGAATATTGACGGCACCACTAACATGGTGAATGCCGCGATTGAAAAGGGTATCAAAAAATTTTGCCATGTGAGTTCAATTGCGGCTATTGGTACAAGTGAAAGTAGTATTACAGAGGAAACATATTGGAAGTCTTCGCCGGAGAACAGCATTTATTCTATCAGTAAGTATGGAGCCGAACGTGAAGTGTGGCGTGCCGCTGAGGAAGGCCTGAATGTTGTTGTGGTAAACCCGTCTGTAATTATTGGCCCGGGTGATTGGGGTGGTGTAGGAACTAAAATGTCCAGGACCGCCTATAAGGGATTATTGTTTTATACTGATGGTGTTACGGGTTTTGTTGATGTGCGGGATGTTGCAAGTATTATGCTAAAGCTAATGGAAAGTAAGATAAGCAACCAGCGATTTATTGTTTCATCTGAAAACATCGGATTCAGGCAATACTTTGAGTTAGCATGCACTTGTTTTAAAAAGCGAATACCGTTTATAAAAGCAGGTGTGGTGCTGAGCGACATTGCGTGGAGGGTGGAAAAACTTAAAAGTTCAATCAGTAGTTATAGCCCTTTAATAACAAAGGAAACGTCCAGGGCTGCGCATAAAAAGAAAAATTATTCGAATGATAAAGTGAGAACTGCTCTAAAGTATAATTTCATTCCCATTGAGGAATCGATCCGCGAAACGTGCCGTTTATTTCTACTTGATACAAAAAATTAATGTTTATTTAATTCAGCCTGTTTCCTGCTCAACCCCGCAATTACATTATCATATATCTGGTTGAGCAGCTCGGGGTGAGAAGTGTAAAAAAGCAGGCTCTTATCATATTCCTGGCATGTAATATTATGCTTTTTAAATATGGGATAATATTTATCGGCCTGCTTTAGATCAACTTCGCTTTTCATAATACCCAGGTCAATAGTAGCTTCCAGTATATGTACATCCACTAAAATGTCCACCATTGAATCTTTGCTTACTATATTGGCAGGGATAGTAACTTCTGGTTTGGAAGAATTGCAGGCAAATGCAATAAAAATAAGTAACGTAAAAATACTGTATAGGCTTCGTTTTATCATCTTGCAAAGTTAATATCGATGGTGGATATATATTAGTCTAAATTTGAACATTTTTTCTCTCTCCACAAGTATCATTCTTCATGTTGTTCTCTAATAGTAGATGGTATAACTTACATCCGGAAATATCATTTAACTTTGTTTCAGGTGCATACATTTAACAATAAAGTAGTTTGGATAACAGGAGCTTCATCAGGCATTGGTGAAGCTTTGACAATGGCTTTTGCTAAAGAGGGAGCCAAACTGGTTTTGTCATCCCGCAGAAAAGAAGAGCTTGAACGGGTTAAATTACAATGCGGGCTTAATGATAGCAATTGCCTCGTTTTACCTTTTGACCTGTCGGAAATGTCAGGTGAGAAAAGCCTGGTAGACCAAGTAGTAAATAAATTCGGATCAATTGATGTATTGGTGAATAATGGCGGTATAAGTCAACGTTCATTTGTGAAAGACACCCCCGTGGATATTGACCGTAAGATAATGGAGGTGAATTATTTTAGCGCTATTGCGTTAACCAAGGGCGTACTTCCGTATATGCTTCAGCAAAAAAGTGGTCATTTTATTGTCATAAGCAGTATTTCAGGGAAATTTGGTTTCTTCCTGCGATCAGCCTATTCGGCTTCCAAACATGCATTGCATGGTTTTTTTGAATCATTGCGCATGGAGGTGTTTAACGACAATATTGGTGTCACAATAGTTTGTCCCGGAAAAATAAAAACCAATATTTCCGTTAACGCGATCACTGAAAAGGGGGAAAAGCACAATAAAATGGATCCCAGCCAGGAGAATGGTTTGCCGGCAGATCTATGTGCCGCACAGATACTGGATGCGGTAAAAAAGAACAAAGTGGAAGTGTTTATTGGTGGAAGTGAGCTGAAGACAATATGGATAAAGCGTTTTTTTCCGAAATTATTTTATACGCTTATCCGCAGGCAGAAGGTAGAGTAGGAGGCCCTTTATGTTTTTTACAGAAATCTTGTAACTTTATGTAGATGCGCTTTTTAAGAAATCATATACTCGGTTTAATTGTTTGTTTTAATCCCATTGTGCTTTCTGCACAGCATTCGGTTTCAGAAGAACCGCCGAGCCTTGTAAAATGGTTAACATTTAAAGAGGCATTCGAACTCAATAAAAAGCAGCCTAAACCTTTTGTGATTGACGTTTACACCGGCTGGTGCGGGTGGTGTAAGCACATGATGAAAACTACATATTCAACTCCTGATATTGCTAACTATATCAATACCTGGTTCTATCCCGTTAAATTTGATGCCGAAACAAAAGACACTATCGAGTACCTCGGTACTAAATATTTTAATCCGGGTACTACAGCTAAGTCGACCCACCAATTGGCGGTTAAGTTGCTGGGCGGCCAGTTGATGTACCCTTCTACCATATTTGCAAATTACGCTGTAAATTTTGTACTGAATTCACAAGGATACCTGGATACCAAGAAGCTAGAACCCATCCTTGTATATACGCTTGAAAATATTTTCAGGACTGCGCCATACGAAGAATTCCGGAAAAATTTTGAAAAAGCTTTTTATGATACCACCAAGGCTAAAACCGAGTTGAAATGGTACAGTTTCAACCAGGCCTTAGCACTCAATAAAAAGCAGCCGAGGAAATTGCTCATTGATATATACACCAATTGGTGCAATGGCTGCAGGGTAATGAATAAAACAACATTCAGCGATTCCCTGAATGTTGATTACATCAATAAGAATTTTTATTTGGTTGATCTAAATGCGGAAAGTAAGGATACAATTACGTTTAATGGAGCCGTATACATGAACAATGGCTCTGATGGTACACCATTTCATCAGCTGGCAATGGCACTGGTAAAAAACAACCTTGCTCTTCCATCAATAGTTGTTATGGATGAAAATTTACAGGGTTTGGACCTTGTTACGCAATACGTGTCTCCGTCTACACTCGATCCCGTTTTGCGGTTTTATGGCAGTAATGCTTATAAAACCGAAAAGTGGGATGACTATTCAAAGAAATACAAGGAAAAGAAAAGTCCGGTTAAAAAGTGATTCTCGAATTGACGATAATATAGTTTATGAAAAAAGTAATTGCAGGCATACAACAAATAGGGATAGGGGTTCCTGATGTGAAGGAGGCATTTAAGTGGTACCGGCAAAATTTTGGTATGGATATACCGGTTTTTGAAGAAGCAGCGGAAGCCGGACTTATGTTACCATATACAGGAGGTAAGTCGCACAAACGGCATGCAATACTTGCCATCAATATGAAGGGCGGCGGTGGTTTTGAGATATGGCAATACACCAGCCGAACCCCTCAACCTGCAGCTTTTGAGATACAGCTGGGTGATTATGGAATTTTTTGCCCGCGCATAAAGACAAGTAATGTAAAAGAAACACATGAGAGTTTTAGATCAAAAAAGTTGAATCTTGTAAGCAATATTGTAACGGCACCCGGAGGCAGGGAACATTTTTTTATAAGAGATCCTTTTGGAAATATATTTGATATTGTTGACGGTGAGGACTGGTTTGGAAATGGTAAACAGATTACCGGCGGACCTTCAGGATGTATGATAGGCGTAAGTGATATAGAGCGGTCAAAAAAATTCTATTCAGAGATATTAGGGTATGATTCTGTGATCTATGATGAAGAAGACGTTTTCAATGATCTTGCAACTATGCCATCGGGAACAAATAAAGCGCGAAGGGTGTTGCTTGGACATAAACAGCCCCGTGCGGGAAGCTTCAGTAAATTATTAGGAAGCAGTAAAATCGAGTTGATAAAGGTATACGATCGGAGTCCCCGTAAAATATTTGAAAATCGTTTTTGGGGCGACTTAGGTTACATTCATTTGTGTTTTGATGTATATGGCATGGATGAGATACAGAAACAATGCGTTGCATCAGGCCATCCGTTTACGGTTGACAGCGCCAATAGTTTTGATATGGGTGAGGCAGCAGGTCGTTTCAGTTATATTGAAGATCCGGACGGAACCCTTATAGAATTTGTTGAAACGCATAAGATACCCATTCTTAAAAAGATCGGCTGGTAT
This window harbors:
- a CDS encoding tyrosine--tRNA ligase — its product is MIKNFIKELKWRGMLHDCVPGTEEQLTKEMTTGYIGFDPTADSLGVGNLVQIMTLLHFQRAGHKPIALVGGATGMVGDPSGKSQERNFLSEEALQHNLNCQKKQLEKFLDFKSGPNSAEIVNNYDWFKNFTFLEFIRDVGKHITINYMMAKDSVQKRMETGMSFTEFSYQLVQGYDFYYLWKHKGVKLQMGGSDQWGNIVTGTELIRRKDSGEAFALTTPLIKKADGTKFGKTESGNIWLDGKRTSPYLFYQFWLNASDEDSKNYIRIFTLMTQTEIETLEAEHVKAPNIRVLQKALAKDITIRVHSEADYNAAVEASEILFGKGTTESLVKLSENDFLSVFEGVPQVNIPKADLDQGINIIDFLSDKTQIFSSKGEARKMLQGGGIAINKNKVENIAYTVTAKELLNGKYILAQKGKKNYFVVKAE
- a CDS encoding NAD-dependent epimerase/dehydratase family protein, yielding MVFVTGGTGLLGAHVLYDLLKSGKQVRALKRPGSNLPQVIKTFSYYTSEAKQLFSKVEWVDGDLEDIYGLLEAMDGIDEVYHCAAIVSFDPKDAQAILRGNIDGTTNMVNAAIEKGIKKFCHVSSIAAIGTSESSITEETYWKSSPENSIYSISKYGAEREVWRAAEEGLNVVVVNPSVIIGPGDWGGVGTKMSRTAYKGLLFYTDGVTGFVDVRDVASIMLKLMESKISNQRFIVSSENIGFRQYFELACTCFKKRIPFIKAGVVLSDIAWRVEKLKSSISSYSPLITKETSRAAHKKKNYSNDKVRTALKYNFIPIEESIRETCRLFLLDTKN
- a CDS encoding DUF4296 domain-containing protein; this encodes MIKRSLYSIFTLLIFIAFACNSSKPEVTIPANIVSKDSMVDILVDVHILEATIDLGIMKSEVDLKQADKYYPIFKKHNITCQEYDKSLLFYTSHPELLNQIYDNVIAGLSRKQAELNKH
- a CDS encoding SDR family oxidoreductase is translated as MHTFNNKVVWITGASSGIGEALTMAFAKEGAKLVLSSRRKEELERVKLQCGLNDSNCLVLPFDLSEMSGEKSLVDQVVNKFGSIDVLVNNGGISQRSFVKDTPVDIDRKIMEVNYFSAIALTKGVLPYMLQQKSGHFIVISSISGKFGFFLRSAYSASKHALHGFFESLRMEVFNDNIGVTIVCPGKIKTNISVNAITEKGEKHNKMDPSQENGLPADLCAAQILDAVKKNKVEVFIGGSELKTIWIKRFFPKLFYTLIRRQKVE
- a CDS encoding DUF255 domain-containing protein; the encoded protein is MRFLRNHILGLIVCFNPIVLSAQHSVSEEPPSLVKWLTFKEAFELNKKQPKPFVIDVYTGWCGWCKHMMKTTYSTPDIANYINTWFYPVKFDAETKDTIEYLGTKYFNPGTTAKSTHQLAVKLLGGQLMYPSTIFANYAVNFVLNSQGYLDTKKLEPILVYTLENIFRTAPYEEFRKNFEKAFYDTTKAKTELKWYSFNQALALNKKQPRKLLIDIYTNWCNGCRVMNKTTFSDSLNVDYINKNFYLVDLNAESKDTITFNGAVYMNNGSDGTPFHQLAMALVKNNLALPSIVVMDENLQGLDLVTQYVSPSTLDPVLRFYGSNAYKTEKWDDYSKKYKEKKSPVKK
- a CDS encoding VOC family protein gives rise to the protein MKKVIAGIQQIGIGVPDVKEAFKWYRQNFGMDIPVFEEAAEAGLMLPYTGGKSHKRHAILAINMKGGGGFEIWQYTSRTPQPAAFEIQLGDYGIFCPRIKTSNVKETHESFRSKKLNLVSNIVTAPGGREHFFIRDPFGNIFDIVDGEDWFGNGKQITGGPSGCMIGVSDIERSKKFYSEILGYDSVIYDEEDVFNDLATMPSGTNKARRVLLGHKQPRAGSFSKLLGSSKIELIKVYDRSPRKIFENRFWGDLGYIHLCFDVYGMDEIQKQCVASGHPFTVDSANSFDMGEAAGRFSYIEDPDGTLIEFVETHKIPILKKIGWYLDLRKRNPEKPLPNWMLKAMSLNRVKN